The following coding sequences lie in one Montipora foliosa isolate CH-2021 chromosome 11, ASM3666993v2, whole genome shotgun sequence genomic window:
- the LOC137976725 gene encoding uncharacterized protein, with protein MASETEDTAVIEFTEENAEQTGLSGVEKRKEADILFLRIKKRKRTEKTKVTKLRHELEKVCLKDSELPVIESVIGHLWTALENAQETVEELIAFYVEVGDESEKKEAIEESESIEKEVQRAIEVGQTHPVQQLNESHESQGDRSRFLKPLKIPTFSGDKHKFEDFWALFRSLVNESAEPANLKMASLRQCLTGSSLEAIRGLGVTTPEYEEAKEILKSKYGGARRLLRAYMDQLEQMPSITSNDIHALDKFADLVRIRVVKLQAEGKDGELGDGTLHSLMVKKLPDRQLENYSRRLNERQWRI; from the exons ATGGCCTCCGAAACCGAAGATACCGCTGTTATCGAATTTACCGAGGAAAACGCCGAACAAACAGGACTAAGTGGAGTCGAGAAAAGGAAGGAAGCGGACATTTTGTTTCTACGGATAAAGAAGCGAAAGCGTACCGAAAAAACGAAAGTCACGAAACTCCGACACGAGCTGGAAAAAGTTTGTCTTAAAGATTCCGAGTTACCGGTCATCGAAAGTGTGATTGGGCACCTTTGGACAGCCCTGGAAAACGCACAGGAAACTGTGGAGGAACTGATTGCGTTCTATGTTGAGGTCGGAGATGAATCTGAGAAAAAAGAAGCCATTGAAGAGTCGGAAAGTATCGAAAAAGAAGTACAGAGAGCGATTGAAGTCGGGCAAACT CACCCTGTCCAGCAGCTGAACGAGAGTCACGAAAGTCAAGGAGACCGAAGTCGATTTCTGAAGCCGTTAAAGATCCCTACGTTCAGTGGTGACAAACACAAGTTTGAAGATTTTTGGGCCCTTTTCAGAAGTCTAGTAAACGAATCAGCTGAGCCAGCGAACCTGAAAATGGCAAGTCTGCGGCAATGCCTCACAGGGAGTTCGTTGGAAGCCATCCGCGGTCTCGGGGTCACAACTCCAGAATACGAAGAGGCcaaagaaatattaaaatcaaaatatgGTGGCGCACGCCGACTATTGCGAGCCTACATGGATCAGCTAGAACAGATGCCGTCAATCACAAGTAACGATATTCACGCTCTGGACAAGTTCGCAGACCTTGTGCGAATCAGGGTCGTCAAGTTACAGGCGGAGGGCAAAGATGGAGAGCTAGGAGATGGAACTCTTCATAGTCTAATGGTGAAGAAGTTGCCTGATCGTCAACTAGAGAATTACAGCCGCCGGTTAAATGAACGCcagtggcggatctag
- the LOC137976726 gene encoding uncharacterized protein: protein MRNFHTAVIENEARDMRSPRSLCQSLDHGVWFCKQFHDKGVDDRWQFAKERKLCFRCLATDHRGKDCRKARRCGIEGCPRNHHRLLHGLKNMSETGPMNTLPRVDEERRPVVPWEGAPVVTMTSCNAETPNETYSLRTVPVWMKASGRKVKINAILDDASNETFLNEEVAVVLGLQEPFQKVQVHVLNDTVQTFQSMPLKIGIESVDGQFSKEISVKTCPQKVTGNYRVVNWTEHQSKWPHLTQCIFAKPANNGLVDLLVGIDNAELHYSHVDLRGKSGGPSARFGPLGWSCIGAPDENKAERTRTHVIRALFTKEPVWSDEREICCDIDNSLKRFREIEKSGTERTDRLVLTEEERLPLNKVIDSLKYEKGRYCVAVPWKDEKPELPDTKPMALSRLRSTE, encoded by the coding sequence ATGCGGAATTTCCATACTGCTGTAATCGAGAATGAAGCAAGAGACATGCGGTCTCCCCGTTCTCTCTGTCAAAGTCTTGATCATGGTGTGTGGTTCTGCAAGCAGTTCCATGACAAAGGAGTGGATGACCGCTGGCAGTTCGCCAAAGAAAGGAAGCTCTGTTTTCGGTGCCTGGCCACTGACCACAGGGGGAAAGATTGCAGAAAAGCCCGAAGATGTGGAATAGAAGGTTGCCCTCGAAATCATCACCGCCTTCTTCATGGACTTAAAAACATGTCTGAAACCGGACCGATGAATACGTTGCCTCGTGTTGACGAAGAAAGACGCCCAGTCGTTCCATGGGAAGGGGCACCTGTTGTGACCATGACCAGCTGTAATGCCGAAACGCCGAATGAAACATATTCGTTACGAACTGTTCCTGTGTGGATGAAGGCTAGTGGTAGAAAAGTGAAGATAAATGCTATTCTCGATGACGCATCGAACGAGACTTTCCTAAACGAAGAAGTTGCTGTGGTACTGGGACTGCAAGAACCTTTCCAGAAAGTTCAAGTTCATGTACTCAATGATACAGTACAGACCTTTCAGTCAATGCCGTTAAAGATTGGAATTGAAAGCGTCGATGGACAGTTCTCAAAGGAAATCAGCGTAAAAACGTGCCCGCAGAAAGTCACAGGCAATTACAGAGTTGTAAATTGGACCGAACATCAAAGTAAATGGCCTCACCTGACCCAGTGCATCTTTGCCAAGCCCGCAAACAATGGACTCGTCGATCTTTTGGTCGGCATTGATAACGCTGAACTCCACTATTCCCATGTTGATCTCCGAGGGAAAAGTGGTGGACCCAGCGCCCGCTTTGGACCACTTGGGTGGAGTTGCATTGGTGCGCCTGACGAAAACAAAGCCGAGAGAACGCGAACTCATGTCATTCGCGCCCTGTTTACAAAAGAACCCGTATGGAGCGACGAAAGAGAAATTTGTTGTGATATCGATAACAGCCTTAAGAGATTCCGGGAAATCGAGAAGTCTGGCACAGAACGTACTGACAGACTTGTACTCACCGAGGAAGAACGACTACCCTTGAATAAGGTGATAGATTCTCTGAAGTATGAAAAAGGAAGATATTGCGTAGCCGTTCCCTGGAAAGACGAGAAACCCGAGCTCCCTGACACTAAGCCGATGGCACTGTCTCGCCTCAGAAGCACCGagtga